Proteins encoded within one genomic window of Psilocybe cubensis strain MGC-MH-2018 chromosome 2, whole genome shotgun sequence:
- a CDS encoding ABC-transporter-regulating transcription factor, with translation MPENNSEGDRSQQKKRRIPGACDICKKKKSDSGEMPGNRCTNCIQFGLECTHKEVTKTLGPAKGYVESLEARLEKMDRLLAKLLPQDVDISKEVERLEEQEAQTNSDKLPRNDDVVEDMAIQLTSKLNLNPQEHRFFGRSSGFQLIQTALDLKQEYTGDILMQKPLLPSKRREFWDYPSWAIMKDPMHEPDIVTFIYPDADLMPSLIDAYFEQMNCFLPLLHRPTFEKLVAEGLHYSDSMFGSVLLLVCAHGARFSEDPRVLSKGTDSPRSAGWKWYEQVNAFRRTLIKRTVLYELQMIALHVMFSKTGEAPQGIWAEIGLGVRLAQEVGAHRKRRRSDSPPTPEDELWKRAFWVILSIDRFISAGSGRPCGLQDEDFDLDLPLEVDDEYWENGFKQPADKPSSITFFNCYLRLMDILAYAMRLIYPVKRPKNFFGAATQYSEQQIIVELDSTMNNWMDSVPSHLRWNPHCEDELFLKQSAYLHATYYHLQIFIHRPFIPSPRNPAPISFPSLAICTNAARSCCHVLESFTKLSSMPLTELQNIIFTSAVILLLNIWSGKRSGYAPNPLREMEDVQRCMDILKMTERRCALAGRYWDILTELAYAGHMSISMKKSDAIKNGRKRNRDAAEQTTSTSTSLPSSSNEARPIAGNRRVSESQSPPSVPQTPPETALFSLPMYSNELGRLPVYGQFNFSDSLNTYAPPTANQVTNFDQFFFNISATNQNNIVQPDLSGLANGTLPIFDDKNQPVDNNFVQPVQQPPATDITSIFGPSFDADEWARSIPQMDMDTMNMWSMAPTNLEYVVAVVATIMKRIFVNLSCDYRMDDWNSYISSVEQITQARSSSFGTQ, from the exons ATGCCTGAAAATAACTCTGAAGGCGACCGATCTCAACAGAAAAAGCGGAGGATTCCAGGAGCATGCGACAtatgcaagaaaaagaaga GTGATAGTGGGGAGATGCCTGGCAATCGATGCACAAATTGCATACAGTTTGGGTTGGAGTGTACTCATAAAGAGGTCACAAAG ACCTTAGGTCCTGCGAAAGG ATATGTCGAAAGCCTAGAAGCGCGTCTCGAAAAGATGGATAGACTACTGGCTAAG TTACTACCTCAGGACGTTGATATCAGCAAGGAAGTAGAACGACTGGAAGAACAAGAGGCACAGACCAACTCTGACAAGCTGCCCCGAAATGACGACGTCGTGGAGGACATGGCCATACAGCTAACCAGCAAACTGAACCTGAATCCGCAGGAACACAGGTTCTTTGGAAGATCAAG TGGTTTCCAATTAATTCAGACGGCGTTGGATCTGAAGCAAGAGTATACTGGGGATATCCTTATGCAGAAACCTCTCCTCCCTTCGAAGCGGCGCGAATTCTGGGACTACCCATCA TGGGCAATTATGAAAGATCCTATGCACGAACCCGATATCGTTACCTTCATTTACCCCGATGCCGACTTGATGCCCTCATTGATAGACGCGTATTTCGAACAAATGAACTGCTTCTTACCTCTGCTGCATCGTCCAACATTCGAGAAGCTCGTTGCGGAAGGGCTTCATTATAGTGATTCCATGTTTGGCTCGGTGCTTCTTCTAGTATGTGCCCATGGAGCTCGGTTTTCCGAAGACCCTCGAGTTCTTTCCAAAGGCACCGACTCTCCTCGATCAGCGGGGTGGAAATGGTACGAGCAGGTCAATGCATTCAGAAGGACTCTCATCAAAAGGACAGTTTTGTACGAGCTCCAGATGATCGCA TTGCATGTCATGTTTTCTAAAACCGGAGAGGCGCCTCAGGGAATATGGGCAGAGATTGGTTTGGGTGTGCGATTGGCGCAAGAAGTAGGCGCTCATCGAAAACGCCGACGGTCGGACTCACCTCCTACTCCGGAAGATGAATTATGGAAGAGGGCATTCTG GGTCATCCTTAGCATAGATAGGTTTATTAGTGCAGGATCCGGTCGACCGTGCGGATTACAGGACGAAGA CTTTGATTTAGATCTTCCTCTAGAGGTTGATGATGAATATTGGGAAAATGGATTTAAACAACCTGCTGATAAACCGTCGTCTATCACTTTCTTCAACTGCTATCTAAGGTTGATGGACATACTTGCCTACGCCATGCGACTGATT TATCCAGTTAAACGCCCTAAAAATTTCTTTGGTGCAGCCACCCAATATTCAGAACAGCAGATCATAGTGGAGCTAGATTCAACAATGAATAACTGGATGGATTCGGTACCTTCACATC TTAGATGGAATCCGCATTGCGAAGACGAGCTCTTCCTCAAGCAATCGGCCTACCTACATGCTACCTACTACCATCTTCAAATATTCATCCATCGACCTTTTATTCCTTCTCCACGGAACCCTGCTCCGATCTCATTCCCATCATTGGCCATATGTACGAATGCTGCACGATCTTGTTGTCACGTTCTCGAGTCTTTCACCAAGTTGAGCTCAATGCCGTTGACTGAACTCCAA AACATCATTTTCACGTCAGCAGTTATTCTTTTACTGAACATCTGGAGTGGCAAACGCTCTGGGTATGCGCCAAATCCATTGCGAGAGATGGAGGATGTTCAACGGTGTATGGACATCCTCAAGATGACTGAACGACG GTGTGCCCTTGCTGGACGTTACTG GGACATTTTAACAGAGCTTGCCTACGCAGGGCACATGTCCATCTCCATGAAAAAGTCTGATGCCATTAAAAACGGAAGGAAGAGAAACCGTGACGCTGCAGAACAAACTACATCCACTTCTACTTCTCTTCCTAGTTCGAGCAACGAAGCGCGCCCAATTGCGGGTAATCGGCGTGTCTCTGAGAGCCAGTCCCCGCCCTCGGTGCCGCAAACTCCTCCTGAGACTGCGTTATTTTCGTTGCCCATGTATAGTAATGAGCTCGGAAGACTCCCAGTTTATGGACAATTCAACTTTTCCGACTCTCTGAACACATATGCACCACCCACTGCCAACCAGGTTACTAACTTTGACCAGTTCTTTTTTAACATTTCTGCTACCAATCAGAATAACATTGTTCAGCCTGATCTGAGTGGACTGGCGAACGGCACCCTCCCGATCTTTGACGACAAGAATCAACCAGTGGACAACAACTTTGTACAGCCGGTTCAACAGCCTCCTGCAACGGATATTACTTCTATCTTTGGACCATCGTTCGATGCAGATGAATGGGCGCGCTCTATACCTCAGATGGATATGGACACAATGAACATGTGGTCAATGGCACCAACCAACCTCGAGtatgttgttgctgttgttgcaaCGATCATGAAGCGGATATTTGTTAACCTTTCTTGCGATTATAGGATGGATGATTGGAACTCGTATATATCAAGCGTGGAACAGATCACCCAGGCTCGATCGTCCTCGTTTGGTACTCAATAG